One genomic segment of Spiroplasma endosymbiont of Poecilobothrus nobilitatus includes these proteins:
- a CDS encoding DNA translocase FtsK, producing MEKKSYDDQLLNDQNEKTAILKVKKKQRRNDSIGWVIGALLVTFFTILAVGRITLIGQFIDDVLFTFAFGWFKYLMYFVCLVLGLTIFIGVRIRLKSRVIWMVVTFIILPCWLISIILLIYQYANGQMAYFDKTVFLDVVKNYLQRWQDASIFNPNPNHPITFVGFNGAWITLYAGGGMVGNLLAGIASYTTIFGSLILCLSFFLLWGSWVATGTAFGMFLPKNERQQQGVRVLRLSANRCQKQNIYQNFNIPDEELFSARQVMHTTEASDITIQMPSCTALHDQHLIDDLIADDFVGNKKMKQNYVRFDNQTSSTPELRKEPFNDYHSGPSQSPHSSQLPHRSRMQLTPDQYIQPRNRRSNNTLNKKLDDLPVYGSSYRKDINIDAARDKLNSATDITPFGKINRGGNSTTLKQTSFYDEQLPTEEFNPTPSEQFETVDINEGIYHRQSNSEYHHPLEPYQDEYYSNYDPPLMEQQHFDAPYQPPHRVMRPKSIEINKKNSQTVSPRNTFNNPHYKLLNLGLLSTKEDNRRNNERNKLAAQKKAVKINQVFQQFNIAASVQGINIGPTITKFEVQMQPGVKVNKIMHLENDLKYALATQNVRIEAPIQGKSAVGIEIANEISNKVTLREIMERLPLEKQDRKLLVGIGRSVNEEIIFVELDKMPHLLVAGSTGSGKSVCINTILSSLILRTKPSEVKLLLIDPKQVELAVYNNLPHLLAPVITDTKLANSALKKIIAEMERRYSMLSERGVRNIESFNKKVTEKDRLPYIVVIIDELADLMMTAGKDIEDSIMRITQLARAAGIHMVIATQRPSTDVITGVIKTNIPSRISFSVTSAIDSRTILDQGGAEKLIGYGDMLYAPAGQNIPTRAQGAFISDDEIKRLVEFCRAQQEPDYDEEFLNIEINSETGSSNENDNIDSLYQEIKCFVILNQKASTSLIQRKFSIGYNRASRLIDALEENGIIGPQNGAKPRDVYVQNIDLDDNPFNDGGY from the coding sequence ATGGAAAAGAAATCTTATGATGATCAGTTATTAAATGATCAGAATGAGAAAACTGCAATCTTAAAAGTCAAAAAAAAGCAGCGTCGTAATGATTCCATCGGGTGAGTAATTGGGGCATTATTAGTGACGTTTTTTACTATTCTTGCCGTAGGGCGAATTACTTTAATTGGGCAATTTATTGATGATGTTTTATTTACATTTGCATTTGGCTGATTTAAGTATTTAATGTATTTTGTATGCTTAGTGCTAGGTTTGACAATTTTTATTGGGGTACGGATTCGATTAAAATCACGGGTAATTTGAATGGTGGTAACCTTTATTATTTTGCCCTGCTGATTGATAAGCATCATTTTGTTAATTTATCAATATGCTAACGGGCAAATGGCGTATTTTGATAAAACTGTTTTTTTAGATGTTGTTAAGAATTATTTGCAACGATGACAAGATGCATCAATTTTTAATCCTAATCCAAACCATCCGATAACATTTGTTGGTTTTAATGGTGCTTGAATTACTTTATATGCTGGAGGTGGTATGGTTGGAAATCTTTTAGCTGGTATTGCTAGTTATACTACAATTTTTGGTTCGTTAATTTTGTGTTTATCATTTTTTTTATTATGAGGAAGTTGAGTCGCAACAGGAACAGCATTTGGAATGTTTTTACCAAAAAATGAACGCCAGCAACAAGGTGTGCGTGTATTACGTTTATCAGCAAATCGATGTCAAAAGCAAAATATTTACCAAAATTTTAATATTCCCGATGAGGAATTATTTTCGGCTCGGCAAGTTATGCATACAACAGAAGCATCAGATATTACAATTCAAATGCCATCATGTACAGCATTACATGACCAACATTTAATTGATGATTTAATTGCCGATGATTTTGTTGGCAATAAAAAAATGAAACAAAATTATGTTCGTTTTGATAATCAAACTAGTTCTACACCAGAATTACGAAAAGAGCCTTTCAATGATTATCATTCAGGGCCTTCACAGTCACCACATTCTTCGCAATTACCACACCGTTCAAGAATGCAATTAACACCGGACCAATATATTCAACCACGTAATCGCCGTAGTAATAATACGCTTAATAAAAAACTTGATGATTTACCAGTGTATGGTTCTTCTTATAGAAAAGATATTAATATTGATGCTGCGCGCGATAAGTTGAATTCAGCAACTGATATCACGCCTTTTGGAAAAATTAATCGAGGTGGTAATTCAACAACTTTAAAGCAAACATCATTTTATGATGAACAATTACCAACGGAAGAATTTAATCCAACTCCATCAGAGCAATTTGAAACAGTTGATATTAATGAAGGAATTTATCATCGACAAAGTAATTCAGAATATCATCATCCATTAGAACCATACCAAGATGAATATTATTCGAATTATGATCCACCATTAATGGAACAACAACATTTTGACGCGCCGTATCAACCACCACACCGTGTTATGAGACCCAAGTCAATTGAAATTAATAAAAAAAATAGTCAAACTGTTTCACCCCGAAATACTTTTAATAATCCACATTACAAATTACTAAATTTAGGTTTATTAAGTACAAAAGAAGATAACCGTCGTAATAATGAACGAAATAAACTTGCTGCGCAAAAGAAGGCAGTGAAAATTAATCAAGTTTTTCAACAATTTAATATTGCTGCTAGTGTACAAGGAATTAATATTGGGCCAACTATTACAAAATTTGAAGTTCAAATGCAACCAGGAGTGAAAGTTAACAAAATTATGCATTTAGAAAATGATTTAAAATATGCTTTAGCAACTCAAAATGTTCGAATTGAAGCCCCAATTCAAGGAAAGTCAGCAGTTGGGATTGAAATTGCTAATGAAATTAGCAATAAAGTAACATTACGTGAAATTATGGAACGGTTACCATTAGAAAAACAAGATCGTAAATTATTAGTTGGCATTGGCCGTAGTGTGAACGAAGAAATTATTTTTGTTGAATTAGATAAAATGCCACATTTATTAGTTGCTGGTTCAACAGGTAGTGGAAAATCTGTTTGTATTAACACCATTTTATCATCGCTAATATTACGAACAAAACCATCGGAAGTTAAATTATTATTAATTGACCCAAAACAGGTTGAACTAGCTGTTTATAATAATTTACCCCATTTATTAGCGCCAGTTATTACAGATACTAAATTAGCAAATTCTGCCTTAAAAAAAATAATTGCTGAAATGGAACGTCGTTATAGTATGCTATCAGAACGTGGAGTCCGTAATATTGAATCGTTTAATAAAAAAGTTACAGAAAAAGATCGCTTACCTTATATTGTTGTTATAATTGATGAATTAGCTGACTTAATGATGACAGCTGGAAAAGATATTGAAGATTCAATTATGCGAATTACGCAATTAGCTCGTGCTGCTGGAATTCATATGGTGATTGCAACACAACGACCATCAACAGATGTTATTACCGGGGTAATTAAAACAAATATTCCATCGCGAATTTCCTTTTCAGTTACCTCAGCAATTGACTCTCGCACAATTTTAGACCAAGGTGGGGCCGAAAAACTAATTGGGTATGGTGATATGTTATATGCTCCTGCCGGGCAAAATATTCCAACCCGTGCGCAAGGAGCTTTTATTTCTGATGATGAAATTAAACGATTAGTTGAATTTTGTCGTGCTCAACAAGAACCTGATTATGATGAAGAGTTTTTAAATATTGAAATAAATAGTGAAACAGGAAGTAGCAATGAAAACGATAATATTGATTCATTGTATCAAGAAATTAAATGTTTTGTGATTTTAAATCAAAAAGCTTCGACATCTTTAATTCAACGAAAATTCTCAATTGGATATAATCGTGCTAGTCGTTTAATTGATGCTTTAGAAGAAAATGGGATTATTGGTCCACAAAATGGAGCAAAACCACGTGATGTCTATGTTCAAAATATTGACTTAGATGATAATCCTTTTAATGATGGCGGTTATTAA
- a CDS encoding energy-coupling factor transporter ATPase: MAKKTKKINAKLKKLNDISLKLTDVEFRYRENHPNAVDGVSFEINHGEYVTIIGHNGSGKSTISKIIIGVLRPQKGKIKVFGNEVHSSTITGIRKFLGIVFQNPDNQFIGSTVRDDIAFGLENRQIPQKEMQAIIDKAAAKVGMNNFLDHEPLMLSGGQKQRVAIASALALSPDIIIFDEATSMLDPKGRKEIKQIMVDLKESREKTIISITHDMDEILNADKVIVMNKGQMVKCGKPHEVLYDEEFLKSIHLDVPFVSKVVDSLRLNGLKVKNTLDLIELVDEICQK, encoded by the coding sequence ATGGCAAAAAAAACAAAAAAAATAAATGCAAAGTTAAAGAAACTAAATGATATTTCATTAAAATTAACTGATGTTGAATTTCGCTATCGGGAAAATCATCCTAATGCTGTTGATGGAGTTAGTTTTGAAATTAACCATGGGGAATATGTTACAATAATTGGACATAATGGTAGTGGAAAATCAACAATTAGTAAAATTATTATTGGTGTTTTACGCCCACAAAAAGGGAAAATTAAAGTTTTTGGTAATGAAGTTCATTCATCAACAATTACGGGAATTCGAAAATTTTTAGGAATTGTGTTCCAAAATCCAGATAATCAATTTATTGGATCAACAGTTCGTGATGATATTGCATTTGGGCTTGAAAATCGCCAAATTCCGCAAAAAGAAATGCAAGCAATTATTGATAAAGCTGCTGCAAAAGTTGGTATGAATAATTTTCTTGACCATGAACCACTAATGCTATCGGGAGGCCAAAAACAACGGGTTGCAATTGCTTCAGCACTAGCATTATCACCAGATATTATTATTTTTGATGAGGCCACAAGTATGTTAGATCCAAAAGGACGAAAAGAAATTAAACAAATTATGGTGGATTTAAAAGAATCACGCGAAAAAACAATTATTTCAATTACGCATGATATGGATGAAATTTTAAATGCTGATAAAGTGATTGTTATGAATAAAGGCCAAATGGTTAAATGTGGGAAACCACATGAAGTTTTGTATGATGAAGAGTTTTTAAAATCAATTCATTTAGATGTTCCTTTTGTTTCAAAAGTCGTTGATAGTTTACGCTTAAATGGTTTAAAAGTGAAAAATACACTAGATCTTATAGAGTTGGTGGATGAGAT